GCAATATCGGTTTATGGTTTAAATGAAAGTCATACTAGTATTTTAAAAAGCCCCATCATGGCGAAAAAGCTCAATGAAGCTCTCAAAATGTCTCATTAAACCTAAATTGAGTTAGATGGGTAAGACGCTTGAGTTCAGTTTTTCTATCCAATGCTCAGTCTTGTCTAATTGCATTTTGTGATACCAACAGTTATCCGTATTTTTCTAATTTAAGTAATTATTCTAAGAAGGTTTTGTCCAGAAATGAGTCAGAACGGAGCAAATAGTGTTTGTGATCACCGAGCGATTCTGTCGTACTGTAAAACCTAAAAATCGAGCATAGTAGCTCGCCTTTTCTTATTTATATTTGAGACTCAACTGTATCCAACTTGATATGCAGTGTTCAAATGGGGGGGCGGGGGTAGTTAACGAAGTTTTAATAATCATTTAGATATAAATGAGCTGCGCTTTAAACATTCACTAAGACTATGAGTGAAGCTCAAACGGGGGACCAAACCCGACACTGGATTTTGCCAGTGCCCGATTTGAGTATAAAAAGAAGGGTAGTGACGCATTGGTCAATTTGTATTTGAATTGATTCAACATATGTAATGGTAAGTTGAATGGTTAACTTCAACAGAGCGTCACGTCGGTTGCTTTCTATTTTGCGACGTTAGTTGAAGATCTGATTCAACCGTTGCACGGTTTAGAAGCAAGTTACCAGCCCCAATAATGATCAACTAACAGAGCAACAAACAGCAGCATTAAGTGATAAATAGAGAACTTAAATGTCTCCATGGCGGTTTTGTCGTTGCTTTGGTGCTTCAGTTTCCATGCGTGGTAAATAAACCCAGCATTTAATATCACCGCTGAGCTTAGGTAGATCATGCCGCTCATGCCAACCAGTGCAGGCAACATACAGACAATAAACAGCAAAATGGTGTACAGAAAAATACTGGTTTTGGTGTAATCAACGCCATGGGTAACCGGTAGCATTGGAATATCGGCTTTGGCGTAATCGTCTTTACGATGGATGGCTAAGGCCCAAAAATGCGGTGGTGTCCAAGTAAAAATAATCATCACCAATAGCCACGCATTACCGTGCAACTCTCCGCTCACTGCTGTCCAGCCCAAAAGAGGCGGCATTGCCCCTGCAATCCCTGCAATTACAATGTTTTGTGGCGTGGAGCGTTTAAGGAACATGGTGTACACCACGGCATAACCGAGTAGGCTAGCAAATGTAAGCCAAGCGGTAAGAGCGTTTACTCCCCAGAACAGAATAACGAAGCCAACAGCCCCAATGGACGCGGCAAACAAAAATACTTCCGAAGACTTCACCGCGCCAGAGGGCAAAGGGCGCTTATGGGTACGAGCCATTATGGCGTCTATTCTGCGATCAATTAGGTGATTAAAGGCGGCAGCTGAGCCAGCCATAAGCGCGATACCAACCATTCCTAATAGGCTTTGCTGTAATGGTAAGCGGCCGGGAATCGCTAAGCACATCCCCACTAGGGCAGTCAGGAGCATTAGTGCAACCACCTTGGGCTTGGTCAGTGCTAAGTAGACTTTAAATCTGGATTGAGTTAACTCTGATGAGCCTGCGGCCAATAAGGTTTTACTCATGACTATCTCCTGTCTCTTTTGGGGCAAAAAAGGTGTTTTGTAATGAAGGTTTTATTGATGACGGTGCCAATTGGCTGGTGCGTCGCTTGTAGGCGAACGGTTTATTGGAACACAGCGAATAGCTAATACGTACGGTATTGGCTAATAGTAGCGCACCGCATACATTGTGCAGAACCGCGATAGTGAGCGGCAAAGTGAACACCACATTGCTTATGCCTAACCCTACTTGAATCACTAGTAGCGCAAACAGCTGCTTTGCTGCTTGTTTGTGAAATTTTGTGGTTGATTTTGCCAATTGCCAGCAGAACAACATCACCACAAGGGAGGTAATTATCGCGCCTATTCGGTGGCTAACGTGAATGGTTGTTCGTCCGGCAAAGTCGAGCACACCAAATTCGTAATTGTCGAATCCCGGCTGATAAAGGGAAAATGCGGTTTTGAAATCGAGATGATTTATCCATTCTCCCTGACATACCGGCAAGCTTGTACACATTAGGGCAGCGTAGTTAGATGAGGTCCAGCCTCCTAAGCTAATTTGTAACACGATAACAATTAGCGCAAACAGGGATAAGAACTTTATAAAGAAGGTGGAGCCAGTATTCGGCTGCTGTGACTGATGCTGCAATTGAATTTGTAAACAAGGTTGTTGAGAGTGCTTTGGTATAGAGCAGAGCTGCGTATGCAGCAGCACTAACAGACTGAGCAAAGTAAAGCCTCCCAAAAGATGAGCGAGTACGATCACGGGCATTAACTTTAAGGTAACCGTCCACATGCCCAGTAGCGCTTGAGCAATCACCAAGATGGTGAGTGCCACGGGAAGCAGCTTTCCTACCGCTTGCGCGGCGTCATCTTGCTCTTTGCTTGTGCTCTTTTTCAAAAACAGCACAGTAATAGCAAATACCACTAAGCCTAGCGAACCGGCAAAGTAGCGGTGAATCATCTCTGCCCACGCTTTACTGGTTTCTACTCCTTGATTTGGGTATAACTCGTTTGCTTTTTGTAACTCTTGTTTACTTACCGGTACAGTCAATTGGCCGTAACATCCGGGCCAATCGGGGCAACCTAGGCCAGCATCGGAGAGTCGGGTGTATGCACCTAGCGCAATGACGCCGATGGTGAGCAAAATGGCCCCTCTTACTAGCCAAAATCTAAAAGTATCTAGCTTAACTGAACCTGTCTCTTGCTGTTCCTTAGCATTCATTAGTGACTCTCCTAACCGACTCGAGAAAGCTTAAGCAGCTTACGTAGATCGGATAATAACCCTTTGTTTTGCACCACTAGATCCGTTTCTGAATTCGCTACGGGGTACTTCATGACCAGTTGTCCTAGTGGGTCTGTTATCACGTATTCCGCCGCCGAAGCTTGCTGTAAAAAGGCGTTGTTGATTGGGATCTGGATAAAGCCATCAAGGGCAACACTTGCGTCACTGCTAGAGGAGACAAACACTGTCGCGGTGACTCTAGGTTGGTATTTTCCTAACGCCGTATGAGACTGCTTAAGAAGATGAAGCTGTTGCTGACACAGAGTTAAACATTGAGAGGGAAGTACATAACCCAAGTGCCAATTTGGACCGGCGTTATTGATGTCCGCAGGAAGTTGTATATTTAGGTCAGCATAGGTAAGTCTTGGCGCTATAAGTACCCCTTTATTGGTCACGCCCGATTGATACCAGTGCTGAGACAGAATGGCTTTTGCCACAATGGCGGGTAGGGCGAAGATAAAAAACAGACCAATAAGCATCCATCGCCCTCTAGACTGTCGCTGTTTTAGGGATTCAGTATCTGCCTTTACGGCAGAGAGATCACCACCAAGTGGAGAGGCTGACGGTTTCATAACGTGCTCCTTTTTTGGCGTTTTCTTGTTTTAAGCTGTCGATCCGTTTTAAGCTGTCGATCCGTTTTAAGTACTCGGTTCGTTTTAAATAATAGGGTGAGCATAAGCAGTAACCAAACTCCAGCCATGACAAACCACTGGAAGGCATACCCGAAGTGTTTGGAAGAAGACATAGGCAGAGGTTTCCACGGTTGAGGAAGTGAACCAATGGTAAAATGGTCACCACTTTGAGGTTGCAACTCTGTTGCCTTTGCGGCTAGTGTTGGGGGTTCCGGACGAAATGGTTGCAAAGCAAAGGGATAAAAAAACTGTTCTAAAGATTGACTAAGCTGGTCAAGGTTTAAGTTTTGAATGCGTATTTTTGAATGAACGGTATCTAGAGTTTCGAGCATTAAGTCAGAGCTCAGCGGATTTAGTGAGCGGTGGTATAAGCGACCTCGTTGAACGCCTGCTGGTAGTTGTTTAGATACTTCTGGCAATATCTCGCGGTTGTTGCCAGTTGGAACAAACCCTAACTCCACCAGTAACAGTGTATCGCGGTTGGCGTGATTAAGTGCTTGATAGACCAAATATCCCGCTTTGCCCTCAAAAGTTTGGTTGTCTAAATAGATTAGTGGCAGTGAGGTGGTGGAGAGTGAAGCCGAAATTTTTATACCGACAACATTTTCGCTAACCGATAAGTGGTTTATCTGGCTCAGTTCCACCAAGGGGATTAGGGGTAATTGCTCTCTAGCTTTTAAATCGTTCTCTATTTTCTGTTTCTCTTCGCCTCGCCCAAGTTGCCAAAAACCAAGGTTGACCAATAGCGCAAATACAACCAAAGTTAACAGAGCACCAAATAGCAATGACGCTGATGAGCGCAAAGGAGAGCTTATGACTTTGTTACTTAAACTTACTCTAGTGGTGATGCTGTTTTTCATCATATTTAACCTTGCACGCGCCCTTTTCAATATGGTGAGAGAGCCCTCTTCGGCAGAGGGTAAAAACAAGCGTCCGATGAGTCATTATTTAGGACGCCGACTGCTCTTTTCGGCTTTAGTGGTGGTACTGCTAATTGTCGCCTTATCGTCTGGATTAATTGAGCCTAACTCTCGTCCGTACTAGCGGTTCCCCCTAAATCAGATGCCAAAACATCGCTCTCAGTTTTGGTTTTCCTTCTCTTTTTTGGCTCTCGCTCGTTATAAAACATAAACAAACACAAATAGGCATAGCCAAACTACATCGACAAAATGCCAGTACCAACTGCCGGCCTGAAAAGCAAAGTGGTTATCTGGAGTAAAGTGGTTGTAGGCTATTCGCGCCAGTAAAACCGTAAGGAATATAGTGCCAAGCAGTACATGCAAACCGTGAAATCCGGTTAACATAAAGAAGGTGTTACCGTAAATACCCGATTGCAACGTTAATCCCATCTCTTGGTAGGCGTGTACATACTCTTCTACCTGATAAAAGAGAAACAGACCCGCTAGGATGATGGTGATCTCCAACCAAAATACTAATGCGGTTCGGTGGTTCTTCTCTAAGCTGATGTGGGCAAAGTGCAAGGTGATAGAGGAAGTAAGTAAAATAATGGTATTGGTTAACGGTAAACCTTGCCACGGCATCGCCTCCGTAGTTACCCCTGAAGGCGTCAACGTAAGCGGCCAAATTGCTTCAAAAGCGGGCCACAATACTTCGTGTGTCATGGCGTTGTTGTCTGCACCAGCTAGCCAAGGCACCGCTATCATACGAGCGTAGAATAGAGCGCCAAAAAACGCGGCAAAGAACATGATCTCAGAGAAGATAAACCAACTCATCCCCTGCTTAAATGAGCGATTTATCTGCTCTGAATACAGGCCAGATAGAGACTCAGTAATCACATTTCGAAACCAGCCTACCAACATATACAGCAAGACGATCACACCGATAGAGAGTATCCATTTGCCAACAACACTACTTGCGCCACTGCTCCCCATATTCTGCACTGTAACGCCTGCGCCTACGGCAATTAAGAATAGTGCAACAGCACCAACAATAGGCCAGTTGCTTTGGGCTGGTACGTAATAAGAGGGGAGATTTGAATGCTCTGTATTCACGCTCATTCTATGCTCCTTAACGTCGCATTGGTTAATGTAATGGGGGAACTCGATGTTGATGTTTGCTTTTCGCTAATATCAAAAAGGGTGTAAGAAAGCGTTAAGGTGTGAATAGAGTCGGGAATATTTGGCTCTATATAAAACATCAATGCTAACTCGGTACTTTCTCCCGCTTTTAGTGGCTGTTTACTAAAGCAGAAACACTCCATTTTATTGAAGTAACTGGCCGCCATACCGGGAGAGACTGAAGGTACAGCTTGGCCCACCAAGTCTTGTCGCGAAAGGTTAGTGGCGTAATAAACCGTCTGTATTACCTCGCCGGGGTGAACAGTCATCACGCTGTTGGCTGGCTTTAGTTGCCAAGGCATGTTGGGAGGAATGTGTGCCATCAGTTCTACGCTGATAGTGCGAGATATATCTACTTGCATCCCTACGGGCTGCACCGCTGCAACATCGCTGGTTTTACCGTTAATGCCCAGAGCTTCACACATCACATCGTAAAGAGGCACAAGGGCGTAGCCAAAACCAAACATTGCGACGGTTGCCATCAC
The DNA window shown above is from Vibrio algarum and carries:
- a CDS encoding cytochrome c oxidase assembly protein yields the protein MTTSNNTSPNSKPSSKQSKGEQKNRTLTIKLVMATVAMFGFGYALVPLYDVMCEALGINGKTSDVAAVQPVGMQVDISRTISVELMAHIPPNMPWQLKPANSVMTVHPGEVIQTVYYATNLSRQDLVGQAVPSVSPGMAASYFNKMECFCFSKQPLKAGESTELALMFYIEPNIPDSIHTLTLSYTLFDISEKQTSTSSSPITLTNATLRSIE
- a CDS encoding COX15/CtaA family protein translates to MNAKEQQETGSVKLDTFRFWLVRGAILLTIGVIALGAYTRLSDAGLGCPDWPGCYGQLTVPVSKQELQKANELYPNQGVETSKAWAEMIHRYFAGSLGLVVFAITVLFLKKSTSKEQDDAAQAVGKLLPVALTILVIAQALLGMWTVTLKLMPVIVLAHLLGGFTLLSLLVLLHTQLCSIPKHSQQPCLQIQLQHQSQQPNTGSTFFIKFLSLFALIVIVLQISLGGWTSSNYAALMCTSLPVCQGEWINHLDFKTAFSLYQPGFDNYEFGVLDFAGRTTIHVSHRIGAIITSLVVMLFCWQLAKSTTKFHKQAAKQLFALLVIQVGLGISNVVFTLPLTIAVLHNVCGALLLANTVRISYSLCSNKPFAYKRRTSQLAPSSIKPSLQNTFFAPKETGDSHE
- a CDS encoding DUF2909 domain-containing protein, producing the protein MTLLLKLTLVVMLFFIIFNLARALFNMVREPSSAEGKNKRPMSHYLGRRLLFSALVVVLLIVALSSGLIEPNSRPY
- the cyoE gene encoding heme o synthase — protein: MSKTLLAAGSSELTQSRFKVYLALTKPKVVALMLLTALVGMCLAIPGRLPLQQSLLGMVGIALMAGSAAAFNHLIDRRIDAIMARTHKRPLPSGAVKSSEVFLFAASIGAVGFVILFWGVNALTAWLTFASLLGYAVVYTMFLKRSTPQNIVIAGIAGAMPPLLGWTAVSGELHGNAWLLVMIIFTWTPPHFWALAIHRKDDYAKADIPMLPVTHGVDYTKTSIFLYTILLFIVCMLPALVGMSGMIYLSSAVILNAGFIYHAWKLKHQSNDKTAMETFKFSIYHLMLLFVALLVDHYWGW
- a CDS encoding SURF1 family protein — encoded protein: MRSSASLLFGALLTLVVFALLVNLGFWQLGRGEEKQKIENDLKAREQLPLIPLVELSQINHLSVSENVVGIKISASLSTTSLPLIYLDNQTFEGKAGYLVYQALNHANRDTLLLVELGFVPTGNNREILPEVSKQLPAGVQRGRLYHRSLNPLSSDLMLETLDTVHSKIRIQNLNLDQLSQSLEQFFYPFALQPFRPEPPTLAAKATELQPQSGDHFTIGSLPQPWKPLPMSSSKHFGYAFQWFVMAGVWLLLMLTLLFKTNRVLKTDRQLKTDRQLKTRKRQKRSTL
- a CDS encoding cytochrome c oxidase subunit 3 — protein: MSVNTEHSNLPSYYVPAQSNWPIVGAVALFLIAVGAGVTVQNMGSSGASSVVGKWILSIGVIVLLYMLVGWFRNVITESLSGLYSEQINRSFKQGMSWFIFSEIMFFAAFFGALFYARMIAVPWLAGADNNAMTHEVLWPAFEAIWPLTLTPSGVTTEAMPWQGLPLTNTIILLTSSITLHFAHISLEKNHRTALVFWLEITIILAGLFLFYQVEEYVHAYQEMGLTLQSGIYGNTFFMLTGFHGLHVLLGTIFLTVLLARIAYNHFTPDNHFAFQAGSWYWHFVDVVWLCLFVFVYVL